A window of Epinephelus lanceolatus isolate andai-2023 chromosome 3, ASM4190304v1, whole genome shotgun sequence genomic DNA:
tgctagcttgatgctaatggcagtactcagcgggttgataaagtgcctctgctgtttcctttttactctgtgtgctaacgtccctacaggaaatatctaaaagcCTGGGCTGTTGTTGTCCTACAGTTtccacggcagcagatcgctctgtgttcctattggtcaaagtgacggctgtgacgggagaagaaaatcaaacatgctagacgtTCTGTGGGGAcgtcgtctactatgacacactacacaagatAAAGCAATGGATTATTGCGTACGACACTCATAgtctcagctgagagaatcccttcattttctaaaaaaggcttttattgtgaaacatttgcaggaacttcctgtggaagatttAGTGCgctacttcaaatgtagctccgccCATCTGGTGACGCTTTTTACGTTACTACAGTAACATTTCAGCTgagacatgaacagacacagtgactgatataatactaataataataaagataggacaagaataatccgatgacatcacacagcatGAAAGACGCCCAGGTATGATTGGTCATGGACCAACATGTAGTCTGTACGTCTAGTCATGTCTGTCAGTGGACAGTGGTCACTCTGTGCCATAACACCAGGAAGTGACAGTATAATGGAGACTTGTCAGCTGTCAGTGATTAAACAACTTCGACCAAAGTCATTTCAACTTTTGAAGGAATAGttaaaccaacaacaaaacccACAGCTTGTTGTTTTCTCAGTGCATCAGCGGTGGATTTTAATGTAGTAAACCTGATCATATGGCCTCTGACTGAGtgtggtgtttgtgttgtgtttgtgttgcagggAGGAGAAAGCAGAAGGCAGCCAAAGAGAGGGCAGGCCTGGCAAAGGTGAGCACCAACACCACACTGTGCCGTAACACTTCCTGaaatcagctgtcagtcagttcaCAACAAATCAGTATGCATTAAGGTAAGGGGAAAAATCTGATGAAGTTGTAAAGTATAGTAAAATATTTCTCAGTgactcaaaaatgcaaaaacattttagtgaAATAACAGTTTATAACAGGCTGgaagagagttactgccccaggCAAAGGAGTTCAaatatctcggggtcttgttcacgagtgagggtagaatggagcgtgagatggatcagcggaCTGacgtggtgaagagagagctgagccagaaggaaaagcttttgatttactggtcttcaaacacaaatcagcttcactataactcgcagcattcacagacaaacacttgtctttatctggacacattttccccacaaatataacatgctaacgttattagcacaagcctatggcattttacgttgtataaattagcctagcagctagcagacttctctactcatataaaaccagggacaacagcaacatttaacaaaggtaacgttacaaaattcagctccattacaactcacaaggttcaccggcaaaacaactgtcttatactaaacacgttttccaaacaaatacaacatgctaacattattagcacaagcctatggcattttacattgtataagcTATATTGTAtagcgacgagcagagatttcctctgctcatatgaagccaggataaatcacacacaagacttaaaatgctattttagtggaggctttattgtcttcacaatttattgtttcttatctgtgaaattaaagtaaatcaaagcttcgtctccactgagggaaatggtttcagcttacagagacagacaggaggtctgcgtcactgctatgtatagttacatttcagggatggtgcacatcaggctacgtcATAGGCTCTACgtcgacgcagaagtataaatcctgcattagAGATGGGGTGAGGAGAGGCGTtgtgggcatgtcccactggtaggaggccgtGCAGCAGACcaagaacacactggagggattacatatctcatctggcctgggaacacctggGGAtcacccaggaggagctggaaagtgttgcagtGGGGAGAAGGACGTCTGGAGTatcttgctcagcctgctgcccccgtgagcCGGCCTCGGATAAGTGGCTGAAAATGGATGAAATTACAGTTTGGTTtgactgtgtttccagtgtgcACTATTTttgggcttttatttttaaaggcaGAACCTCTTCACTTCCTGTGTTATTCTGACAGTTTGATGACAGTGGGCATAAAATGTAGCATGTGAAGACACAAATGAAAGAACATGATGGTATTTGTAGTTTTAGCATCGActtcctgtattttcttatttcataAAGGCTTCTCACAGCTGTGAGCTATCAACCACTGTTTTTTTCACCTCATCTGCTGCAGTGAAACTGTTGCAAGAGaatgcaacaaaacaaaatgacccTTGAGGGCCTCTGTAGCTTTTACTGTTGATGGGATGATGACTTTCTGTGAGGGCTGACTGAGTCTTGACTTCGTGACATCACCCACAGCCCCAAAAAGAAACCGTAAAAACCAGAGAGAAGAGTTTGACTTCCTGTGTCTGCCTGTCATTTGTCCTGCAGCTCCCAGACCTGAAGGACGCTGAGGCGGTGCAGAAGTTCTTCCTGGAGGAGATCCAGCTGGGGGAGGAGCTGCTGGCTCAGGGTAACACCTCCTTCACAGTCAGATTCATGGGATTTCATTGGTTCTTGTGTCAGAGTCCTTCCTCTGGTCCGTGTGGAGTCTCTCAGTGCATCTTAACGTCTCGTGCTTGTGCTTCGCTCCACAGGAGACTATGAGAAAGGTGTGGACCACCTGACCAACGCCATCGCAGTGTGCGGTCAGCCTCAGCAGCTGTTGCAGGTGCTGCAGCAGACTCTGCCTCCACCCGTCTTCCAGATGCTGCTCACCAAACTGCCCAGCATCAGCCAGGTGGGCCACACACTTCATTCTTTAGTCTTTACATGGTTCTCCGCTAGTCTTCATGTTCTCTCACACAGAAACAAGAACCACCAGAACAAACAgtttaaaatcacacagtaTCAATAAAGACAAATATAAAGATCAGACAATAAGTTAAGGACTcgacatgaaaacaaaattttcacaaataaaacaacttatCAAAAACAACTAAAGGGACTTTTTGAAATGAAATCTGCTTGTGATGAGTCTGATGTTGAAGATGGGGAGTTCTTTAAAGAACAATTCTCATCATATAATGTGTTAATGGACCAGAAACCAGCAGCTGATCAGAGCTCACTTCACATTTTAGTGGTGGAAAAAGTAAAGTATATAGTAAATATGgtttactgcagtaaaaatactaaaaccacacagtgaaaacacttcaagtaaaagtcctgcattgaaaagcTCACTTAAAGGGAaagcttggatttttttgaagaGGGTTGTATGGGACacttatctatagtcagtgtattacacacagtagatgtcagtcggcacggCCCAGTTTGgtgaagcaggcaggagtctgacatggacgctaaatgatatattttggtggtttgagttgaaggtgtgagaaagaatagtatcagtaacattgttaacactgtgctacattacagagaaatacaaaccgtactaatgaaccttcattaatataggcctatattttatctccaagtgcacgtcacacactgagcgagccgcctgttaatgacgctgtgggctaatgggcatgtagctacttccatgtttcagatgatacgtcatgtttgtagtcgaccaatgaagatgagtttacatatcaccttgggttcgtccttcaccttctcaaaatgatg
This region includes:
- the LOC117255924 gene encoding mitochondrial import receptor subunit TOM20 homolog codes for the protein MMGGRTSAIAAGVCGALLVGYCIYFDKKRRSDPNFKNRLRERRRKQKAAKERAGLAKLPDLKDAEAVQKFFLEEIQLGEELLAQGDYEKGVDHLTNAIAVCGQPQQLLQVLQQTLPPPVFQMLLTKLPSISQRIVSAQSLSEDDIE